The sequence TGCTCTCGAGACCGTCCACCGTCTCGTGCAGCGCGTCTACGAACTGCAGCCCGGCGTTGCCGACGAAGCCCATGAGCGGCGGGAGTGTTCCGCCGTCGAGTCGACGGGAGATCTCGTCGACCGCGGCCCGGATGCGGCCGATGTCCGCGAGATCCGTGTCGATCGTCGTGATCCGCTGGTCAATTGAATTCGGTTGTCGGACACCATCTCCGGACATACTGCTTCGCGACAACGACACGAGATGCAGATCCGGGTCGGCGCGGAGCATCTCCAGCGCCGCGGCGCGCCCGATGCCTCGGGTCGCGCCGGTCATCACGATGGCGTGCATGGCCCGCTCCTTTGAGTTGACAGCGTCAACCCAGTGAACCCATTCGAGTGGACAATGTCAACTGATAAGTTTGTCGGCATGGCGACCCGGGCGGAGAGTGCCGCACAGACCCGGCAGGCCCTGCTCGATGCGGCCGTCGTCCTCCTTGATCGCGGAGGTCCGGAGGCGGTGACGCTACGGGACGTCGGTGCCGGTGCAGGGGTGTCGAGATCTGCCGCATATCGCCATTTCGTCGACAAGGACGCCCTGTTGAAGGCGGTGGCCACCGACGCGTGGGCCGCCGTCGCGGTCGGACTCGACGCCATCACCGGTGACGAGTCGCTGTCACCGGAACGGGCACTGCGCACGGCCCTCGGGGCATTGTCCGATCTGGGCCACAGCCGGCCACACCTGTACCGACTGATGTTCGCGCAGACCACCGATGAGCCGGCATCCGTCGCCGAGGCCGCCGGACGTGCCCAGGACACGTTTCTCGAACTCGTCGGCAGACTCGTCGGCGGCGAGCGTGCCCGCCCC is a genomic window of Gordonia sp. SID5947 containing:
- a CDS encoding TetR/AcrR family transcriptional regulator — protein: MSTDKFVGMATRAESAAQTRQALLDAAVVLLDRGGPEAVTLRDVGAGAGVSRSAAYRHFVDKDALLKAVATDAWAAVAVGLDAITGDESLSPERALRTALGALSDLGHSRPHLYRLMFAQTTDEPASVAEAAGRAQDTFLELVGRLVGGERARPYAGVLMAAAHGVTDLDLTGHLPREKWHADRHQLIDLVVGMIPFPSEPPRG